CAGGGTTGAACTGCTGCGGCATTATCCCCCTGATGCGCGATCAACGAAGCGCATCGCGTTCCAAATAAAATTTAGTTTAAAAAGGAACCAAATCCGTAGCACCCGCCATAGACAGACAGGTTTGTAAGCTGCGGTATGATTGTTTTAAAAGTTTTGATAATAAAGCGAAGCAGCTAAGCTACTTCGCAGCGGCTGAATTTAAATACATGAAAAAAAATGGGAGTGGCAATATTTATTATATGCTTAATTATTTTTTTTATAGGATTATTCATTAAAAATGAAATGTTACCGATTGATTATACACCCACATCATATGAATCGGAAATGATAGAATATTTCAAAGAAGTGGCTTTAAAATCAGAATTTGATGAAAACATCGGTAGAATAATCAAATGGAAGAAACCTATGATTTTATTTGTTTCTAAAGATGACGAATATAAAAAACAAACAGAAGCAATAAAGAAGAGTATAAACAAAATTAATGAACTTGTAACGGATGGTTTTAAAATTGAATTGACTGAAGATGTTTCGAATAGCAATGCCATTCTTTTTTTATGCGAAAAACGAAAAGTTGAGAAATTAGCTCCTGATTTTTATAAATCTTTTACCGATGACATTGACATAGATATATCAGGCTTCGCTTATATTGAATTTAATTGGAGTAATTACAATATCAGAAAAGCATTTATTTATGTCGATCCCAAGGAACCAATAGATGTGCAAGAATCTACAGTATTGGAAGAAATAACACAAAGCATAGGATTGCCAAATGACCCTGAAAGTCATACCAATAGTATTTTTTACGAGCATAAATCTGAGGAGAACATTAACATCAAAGAATATTCAAAAATGGACTCGGATATTATAAGATTATTATATCATCCAAAAATGAAACCTGGGCTAAATAGCCGTCAATGTGAAAAAGTTATAAAGAAGATTTTACAAAAAGAAGCAAAAAAATAGCGTTATACCCGCTCCGAAGTATCCACTAAAGACAGACAGGTTTGTATTGTTACGGAACAATGGTTTCAAAAGTTTTGATATGGATGGAGCAAAGCGGTTGAGCTTCTTTGCGGCAGGTAAAACCTACCTATTTATTAAAGTATGAAAATAAACTGGCTCAATGCCCTATTTCTAGCAGGGGTAAGTTTAATGGTAGTTGTTTCTTGTATTTTAATTCTAGATACATTTGAAAAGAAAGACATTACCGAACGAAATCAAGAGGTTTTTGCTAAAATTATAGAAGCTCCAAGCTCTTGTAAAAACTTGGGACGAAGACCCCCTTACAGTAAAATAGAATACAACAATCAAATATTCATTAAAAAGACAGGAAATCAGTTTTGTCATCTTGTCTCAAAAAAAGAAAGTGTTAGGATGCTAACCAATGAAGAGGGGGACAAATTATTGTTTCCCAATGAATACGATTCTACGGAGTTTGTTTATGCCTCACTTTTATTACTTATAGCCGTTGT
The sequence above is a segment of the Muricauda sp. SCSIO 64092 genome. Coding sequences within it:
- a CDS encoding DUF2927 domain-containing protein: MGVAIFIICLIIFFIGLFIKNEMLPIDYTPTSYESEMIEYFKEVALKSEFDENIGRIIKWKKPMILFVSKDDEYKKQTEAIKKSINKINELVTDGFKIELTEDVSNSNAILFLCEKRKVEKLAPDFYKSFTDDIDIDISGFAYIEFNWSNYNIRKAFIYVDPKEPIDVQESTVLEEITQSIGLPNDPESHTNSIFYEHKSEENINIKEYSKMDSDIIRLLYHPKMKPGLNSRQCEKVIKKILQKEAKK